From a region of the Mucilaginibacter auburnensis genome:
- a CDS encoding acyl-CoA dehydrogenase, whose translation MDFKLTDEQLLIQQTARSFAEQQLKPGVIARDEHQKFPAEQIKKLGELGFLGIMVSPNYGGSGMDTLSYVLVMEELSKIDASASVVVSVNNSLVCYGLEKFGTEAQKQKFLIPLAAGGQIGAFCLSEPEAGSDATSQKTTAVDMGDHYLLNGVKNWITNGSTASTYIVLAQTDAEKGNHGINAFIVEKGLEGFTIGPKENKMGVRGSDTHSLQFNDVKVPKANRLGQEGEGFKIAMKLLEGGRIGIAAQALGIAAGAYELSLRYVKERRSFGKPLADHQAIQFKLADMETEIEAARMLVYKAAWLKDNGLPYGHASAIAKLFASETAMKTTIEAVQIHGGYGYVKEYHVERLMRDAKITQIYEGTSEIQRIVISRGILK comes from the coding sequence ATGGACTTTAAACTTACCGATGAACAATTGCTGATACAGCAAACCGCGAGAAGCTTTGCTGAACAACAGCTAAAGCCCGGCGTAATAGCACGCGACGAGCATCAAAAATTCCCCGCAGAGCAGATCAAAAAACTGGGTGAATTAGGTTTTTTAGGCATAATGGTTTCACCAAACTATGGCGGTAGCGGGATGGATACCCTTTCATATGTGTTGGTAATGGAAGAACTCTCAAAAATTGACGCGTCTGCATCTGTTGTGGTTTCTGTAAATAATTCGCTGGTATGCTATGGCCTGGAGAAGTTTGGTACCGAAGCGCAAAAGCAAAAGTTCCTTATCCCTTTAGCAGCGGGTGGACAAATTGGTGCCTTTTGCTTGTCTGAGCCCGAAGCAGGCTCTGATGCCACTTCCCAAAAGACAACAGCTGTTGACATGGGCGACCACTATTTGCTCAATGGCGTTAAAAACTGGATCACCAATGGCAGCACAGCATCAACTTACATTGTGTTGGCACAAACAGATGCAGAAAAAGGTAATCACGGTATAAATGCTTTTATAGTGGAAAAAGGGCTGGAAGGATTTACAATAGGACCGAAAGAAAACAAAATGGGTGTTCGTGGTTCTGATACGCATTCGCTGCAATTTAATGATGTAAAAGTTCCAAAGGCAAATAGGCTGGGGCAGGAGGGAGAAGGTTTTAAAATAGCCATGAAGTTGCTGGAGGGCGGCCGCATAGGCATAGCTGCCCAGGCGCTCGGCATTGCCGCAGGCGCCTACGAGCTTTCGCTTAGATATGTAAAGGAGCGAAGGTCATTCGGTAAACCACTTGCAGATCATCAGGCTATCCAATTTAAACTGGCTGATATGGAAACCGAAATTGAAGCCGCCCGTATGCTGGTTTACAAGGCGGCCTGGTTAAAAGATAATGGTTTGCCTTATGGCCACGCAAGTGCAATAGCTAAACTGTTTGCTTCTGAAACGGCCATGAAGACTACCATTGAAGCGGTACAGATACATGGTGGTTATGGTTACGTTAAAGAGTACCACGTGGAGCGGCTGATGCGCGACGCCAAGATCACGCAGATCTATGAAGGCACTTCAGAAATTCAACGCATTGTCATATCGCGTGGCATACTTAAATAG
- a CDS encoding helix-turn-helix domain-containing protein, with translation MLLTDFEFINNSDEAFKRKVSLQIKRLRRQNQVTQEKFYADTNINIARLESGKIDIRIETLRKICYYFDVSLSGFFRGIY, from the coding sequence ATGTTATTAACTGATTTTGAGTTTATTAATAATTCTGACGAGGCATTTAAGCGCAAAGTTTCTTTGCAGATTAAACGTCTTCGCCGGCAAAACCAGGTAACCCAAGAGAAGTTTTATGCCGATACTAACATCAACATAGCCAGATTAGAGAGTGGCAAAATAGATATCAGAATAGAAACACTGCGTAAAATATGTTACTATTTTGATGTATCGCTTTCCGGATTCTTCCGTGGCATTTATTAG
- a CDS encoding energy transducer TonB family protein produces MAAKSKTNLAKITKYVKGRLNARDRHELERETYDDAFLNEAMDGFEDFAADDHEETIADLKTQLRSRVSTEKNRRVILWSKLAIAASVLLMLGVGYWFLKPLNDESQREKFTSKVKPLPSTVTKDIDTIESHQPAQFIKKKRKLVADNVKVEPSITYKTDTVEYIANAYPVRPNAKIEDMLKKAEGFEIDTTGAVLFNGQPLTKARLNGKDYMGGDVNQAIRNLPADILEKFQVVDDYGDQAGKTGIRTGEPNKVLNLTTARSDTLNEVVVVGYGTQKKSTLVGAVSNLIVKYPSSRDMAKNLEVIVLTDTVGLPRPIAGWDDYKSYIRNNAIISNGSPGDVEVAFYVDASGNIIQPQILRGNNKVANAKALTIIANGPKWRGASVAKEVRLRIFFKKE; encoded by the coding sequence ATGGCGGCAAAAAGTAAAACAAACCTGGCAAAAATAACCAAGTACGTTAAGGGGAGGCTTAACGCGCGCGATAGGCATGAATTAGAGCGGGAGACCTATGACGATGCTTTTTTAAACGAGGCAATGGATGGGTTTGAAGACTTTGCTGCTGATGATCACGAAGAAACGATAGCAGACCTAAAAACCCAGCTCAGATCGCGCGTTTCAACAGAAAAAAACAGGCGTGTGATATTATGGTCAAAATTGGCTATAGCGGCAAGCGTGCTTTTAATGTTGGGTGTAGGGTATTGGTTTTTAAAGCCCCTGAATGATGAAAGTCAGCGTGAAAAATTTACAAGTAAAGTAAAACCCTTGCCATCAACTGTTACTAAAGATATTGACACAATTGAAAGCCACCAGCCTGCTCAATTTATAAAGAAAAAAAGGAAGCTGGTTGCTGATAATGTAAAAGTTGAACCATCTATAACTTATAAAACTGATACTGTTGAGTATATAGCCAACGCTTACCCGGTGAGGCCCAATGCAAAAATTGAGGATATGCTAAAAAAAGCGGAAGGCTTTGAGATCGATACTACAGGTGCAGTGCTTTTCAATGGGCAACCGCTTACTAAAGCCCGCTTAAATGGAAAAGATTACATGGGTGGCGATGTAAATCAAGCTATAAGGAATTTGCCTGCGGATATTTTAGAGAAGTTTCAGGTGGTAGATGATTACGGAGATCAGGCAGGAAAAACCGGCATTAGAACTGGAGAGCCCAATAAGGTACTGAATTTAACTACAGCAAGAAGCGATACTTTAAACGAAGTTGTTGTGGTTGGCTACGGAACACAAAAGAAGTCCACTCTTGTAGGAGCGGTTAGCAATTTAATTGTCAAATACCCCAGCAGTAGAGATATGGCCAAAAATTTAGAGGTGATAGTATTGACCGATACGGTGGGATTGCCGAGACCAATTGCGGGTTGGGATGATTACAAATCCTATATTCGCAACAATGCAATCATTTCCAATGGTTCGCCGGGAGATGTTGAGGTAGCTTTTTATGTTGATGCTTCAGGGAATATAATCCAGCCGCAAATTTTAAGGGGTAACAATAAGGTCGCTAACGCAAAAGCACTAACCATCATAGCAAACGGACCAAAGTGGCGGGGGGCATCTGTTGCCAAAGAAGTGAGGCTAAGGATCTTTTTCAAAAAAGAGTGA
- a CDS encoding RNA polymerase sigma factor, which translates to MNFLKSHNNKYKATDEALLLQYRETGNLELLAALYEQYMHLVYGLCLKYLKDKDSSKDAVMQIFEELIVKSARHEVGNFKSWLHVLTRNFCLSRIRAVNSRQTESLDNVVEMPDSTHKDSGWDDEMWRLDRCKQKLSPEQRTSIELFFMADKCYKEIADSTGYEVKEVKSYIQNGKRNLKICMERHGGKK; encoded by the coding sequence ATGAACTTCCTCAAAAGCCACAACAATAAGTACAAAGCCACGGATGAGGCCCTGTTACTGCAATACCGGGAAACCGGCAATCTGGAGTTGCTGGCGGCTTTATATGAGCAATACATGCACCTGGTTTACGGCTTATGCCTTAAATATTTAAAGGATAAAGACAGCAGCAAGGATGCCGTAATGCAGATATTTGAAGAATTGATAGTGAAATCTGCCCGACATGAAGTAGGCAATTTCAAGAGCTGGCTGCATGTACTCACACGTAACTTTTGCCTGTCGCGTATAAGAGCAGTTAATAGCAGGCAAACCGAATCATTAGATAACGTTGTGGAGATGCCCGACAGTACGCACAAGGATAGCGGATGGGATGATGAAATGTGGCGGTTGGACCGCTGCAAGCAAAAACTATCGCCCGAGCAGCGAACGAGCATTGAACTGTTTTTTATGGCTGACAAATGCTACAAGGAAATAGCCGACAGTACAGGCTATGAGGTAAAAGAAGTGAAGAGCTACATACAGAACGGAAAGCGCAACTTAAAAATTTGCATGGAAAGACATGGCGGCAAAAAGTAA
- a CDS encoding YfbK domain-containing protein — translation MRTYLIALTAAACLIQAKPLAPKNINGTVYDAGDKHTMAGVAVRALGNNQPIYTDAKGHYTIVLPKNTSRLIFTAKGYQPDTVTVSKSNVLNVYLKRAIIYKTDTIDYVVKNYKVIPHASADEMIKKVEGFEVDKNGNITFQGQPVTKAKINGKDYTGGNVAQAVRNLPSDIVEKLQVVDDYGAQAGRTGVRSGNAEKVLNLTTTNSNALNEVVVVGYGTQKKSALVGSVNNIAAVSAPINVKQLPIGDLSGYVNAIPVNNESYAPIIENQFINPLKEPLSTLATDVDAASYANVRRYINAGQLPPKNAVRIEEMINYFKYDLREPSAGKPVSIQTEVVSAPWNPKHQLVRIGLKAKNVDSDKLPPSNLVFLIDVSGSMNDANKLPLVKTSLKMLVDQLRAQDNVAMVVYAGAAGLVLPSTPGDQKQKIKDAIDQLRAGGSTAGSAGIKLAYSIARQNFKKKGNNRIVLATDGDFNVGQSSDQDMETLIEQERQSGVSISILGFGMGNYKDSKMEILADKGHGNYAYIDNITEATRAMVTEFGGTLFTVAKDVKLQVEFNPAKVQAYRLLGYEDRLLAKEDFNNDAKLGGDMGVNHTVTALYEIIPVGVKDDAFAGSVDPLKYQKETAPAAKNSSDELMTVKFRYKEPNEDVSKMESVVVKNLTTEFDHSSEDIRFAAAVAEYGLLLRDSQFKQNASFEQVISLAKAAKGKDEQGYRAEFIRLAESTRDMAKSNTLAAER, via the coding sequence ATGAGAACGTACCTTATTGCACTAACAGCAGCAGCCTGCCTTATACAGGCAAAACCATTAGCACCAAAAAATATTAACGGCACCGTTTACGACGCGGGCGACAAGCACACCATGGCGGGCGTTGCAGTGCGCGCTTTGGGAAACAACCAACCGATTTACACTGATGCCAAAGGGCATTATACTATAGTGCTGCCAAAAAATACCTCAAGGTTAATTTTTACCGCCAAAGGTTATCAACCAGACACAGTGACTGTTAGTAAAAGCAATGTTTTAAATGTTTATTTAAAACGGGCCATCATTTATAAAACAGATACCATTGATTATGTAGTAAAAAATTATAAAGTGATTCCGCACGCAAGTGCAGATGAAATGATCAAGAAAGTTGAAGGATTTGAAGTAGACAAAAATGGAAATATTACCTTTCAGGGACAACCCGTAACAAAGGCAAAAATAAACGGCAAAGATTATACGGGCGGCAATGTAGCCCAGGCAGTACGAAACCTGCCCTCGGATATTGTTGAAAAACTTCAGGTAGTAGATGACTACGGCGCCCAGGCGGGCAGAACGGGTGTAAGAAGTGGCAATGCAGAAAAAGTTCTCAATTTAACTACAACAAACAGCAACGCTTTAAACGAAGTAGTAGTGGTTGGCTACGGAACACAAAAGAAGTCTGCGCTTGTAGGGTCGGTTAACAATATAGCCGCTGTTTCTGCACCGATAAACGTTAAACAGCTACCAATTGGCGATCTATCCGGTTACGTTAATGCCATTCCGGTTAACAACGAATCATATGCTCCCATTATTGAAAACCAGTTCATCAATCCGTTAAAAGAGCCGCTTTCAACGCTGGCGACCGATGTTGATGCCGCTTCTTATGCCAACGTGCGCCGTTACATTAACGCGGGTCAGTTGCCGCCTAAAAATGCCGTGCGTATAGAAGAAATGATCAACTATTTTAAATATGATCTGCGCGAGCCATCCGCAGGTAAACCTGTATCCATTCAAACAGAAGTTGTTTCTGCGCCATGGAACCCAAAACATCAATTGGTACGCATTGGCTTAAAAGCAAAAAATGTTGACAGCGACAAGTTGCCGCCAAGCAATCTGGTTTTCCTGATAGATGTATCGGGCTCTATGAATGATGCCAATAAGTTGCCGCTGGTTAAAACTTCGCTTAAAATGCTGGTTGACCAGTTGAGGGCTCAGGATAATGTAGCTATGGTAGTTTACGCAGGCGCTGCGGGGCTGGTGCTGCCATCAACGCCGGGCGACCAGAAACAAAAAATAAAAGATGCCATTGACCAGTTGAGGGCCGGCGGGAGTACAGCGGGCAGTGCCGGCATAAAACTGGCCTATAGCATTGCGCGCCAAAATTTTAAAAAGAAAGGTAATAACCGCATTGTATTGGCAACTGATGGCGATTTTAACGTGGGCCAATCAAGCGACCAGGATATGGAAACGCTGATTGAACAGGAACGCCAGAGCGGTGTAAGCATCTCTATCCTTGGCTTTGGTATGGGTAACTACAAGGATAGCAAAATGGAGATATTGGCTGATAAAGGCCATGGCAACTACGCGTACATTGATAACATTACCGAAGCGACCCGCGCCATGGTTACCGAGTTTGGCGGCACCTTATTTACCGTTGCCAAAGATGTTAAGTTACAGGTTGAGTTTAACCCGGCCAAGGTACAGGCTTACCGCTTGCTGGGTTATGAAGACCGTTTGCTGGCTAAAGAAGATTTTAATAACGATGCCAAACTGGGTGGCGATATGGGCGTGAACCATACCGTGACCGCTTTGTATGAGATCATTCCGGTTGGGGTGAAGGACGATGCCTTTGCCGGAAGTGTTGACCCGCTTAAATACCAAAAAGAAACTGCTCCGGCTGCTAAAAACAGTTCTGATGAGTTAATGACAGTTAAATTCAGATACAAAGAACCTAATGAGGATGTTAGCAAAATGGAATCGGTTGTGGTAAAGAACTTGACCACAGAATTTGACCATTCATCAGAAGACATCCGCTTCGCCGCCGCTGTAGCCGAATATGGCTTGCTGTTGCGTGACTCCCAATTTAAACAAAACGCCAGCTTTGAGCAGGTGATCAGTTTAGCGAAAGCCGCTAAAGGGAAAGATGAACAAGGCTATCGCGCCGAGTTTATACGCCTTGCCGAAAGCACCCGCGATATGGCTAAAAGCAACACACTTGCCGCCGAGCGCTAA
- a CDS encoding peroxiredoxin family protein: MRSKLLMLASAAFLFITGCSKPELTKGIWRGALLTSAGKEIPFNFEITDTAGKKQMTIFNGAERFKVTDVNISGDSVTIKMPLFESEFKLKLTNEGMAGQFIKHLADSDAVMNFSAIKNTDWRFKAGDKPTANISGRWAATFGVDQDTSFAVGEFKQSDAKLTGTFLTSTGDYRFLEGVVSGDSLYLSGFDGGNAYLFTAKVSANNITGGTRYSGKSGFKTWTAVKDANAKLPDAYSLTALKPGFKKLAFTFNDLDGNRVALTDERFKNKVVIVQIMGSWCPNCMDETAYMVNYYKKYQPKGVEVIGLAYERTAGVDRSKKAVEQIKQRFNITYPLLLTGYIPADAGKSLPMLDKVLGFPTTIIIDKKGDVRKIHTGFSGPSTGEHYVEFINEFEKLTNDLLAEK; encoded by the coding sequence ATGAGGTCAAAACTATTAATGCTCGCATCAGCAGCATTTTTATTTATAACAGGTTGCTCAAAGCCGGAGCTTACAAAAGGCATTTGGCGCGGAGCATTACTAACTTCTGCAGGAAAAGAAATTCCTTTCAATTTTGAGATAACAGATACCGCCGGAAAAAAACAAATGACCATTTTTAATGGAGCCGAGCGATTTAAAGTAACTGATGTAAATATTTCCGGAGACAGTGTAACTATCAAAATGCCTTTGTTTGAGTCGGAGTTTAAACTGAAACTGACTAACGAAGGTATGGCGGGCCAGTTTATTAAGCACCTTGCCGATAGCGACGCAGTAATGAATTTTAGTGCCATTAAAAACACCGATTGGCGCTTTAAAGCAGGAGATAAACCTACGGCAAATATTTCGGGCAGATGGGCAGCAACCTTTGGGGTCGATCAGGATACCAGCTTTGCCGTTGGTGAATTTAAACAAAGCGATGCCAAGCTTACCGGAACTTTTCTAACCAGCACCGGCGACTATCGCTTTTTAGAAGGCGTAGTTAGCGGCGATAGTTTGTATTTGTCGGGTTTTGATGGCGGCAACGCTTATTTATTCACGGCTAAAGTAAGCGCTAACAACATAACAGGCGGTACGCGCTATTCGGGAAAAAGCGGCTTTAAAACGTGGACGGCTGTAAAAGATGCCAACGCGAAACTGCCCGACGCTTACTCGCTTACGGCGCTAAAGCCCGGCTTTAAAAAACTGGCTTTTACTTTTAATGACCTGGATGGCAATAGGGTTGCTCTAACAGATGAGCGCTTTAAAAACAAAGTGGTTATTGTACAGATAATGGGTTCGTGGTGCCCTAATTGTATGGACGAAACCGCTTACATGGTTAACTACTACAAAAAATATCAGCCTAAAGGGGTGGAGGTTATTGGATTGGCTTATGAACGTACGGCCGGTGTTGACAGATCTAAAAAAGCGGTTGAACAAATTAAGCAACGCTTTAATATCACTTACCCGCTTTTACTTACCGGTTATATCCCGGCCGATGCAGGCAAAAGCCTGCCGATGCTGGATAAAGTGCTGGGTTTCCCAACAACCATCATTATTGATAAAAAGGGTGATGTGCGTAAAATACATACCGGCTTTAGTGGCCCAAGTACCGGTGAGCATTATGTAGAGTTTATTAATGAGTTTGAAAAGCTAACAAACGATCTGTTAGCCGAAAAATAA